One stretch of Daphnia pulicaria isolate SC F1-1A chromosome 8, SC_F0-13Bv2, whole genome shotgun sequence DNA includes these proteins:
- the LOC124312304 gene encoding TBC1 domain family member 25-like, which yields MYPLFNQRKWGDPVRVKASFSSHSKRVDGHVVPEYRRFSLDPQLTNFETLHSLISRAFDIKSDFLIQYRFEDPSGQEVFLQLLSDWDLEAAFERAADPCLCLRIDPIPLEHVEEWDLVNIPLTDCKVVQPKEVRSDPSIQTKIMTKVGKTINLMQQALNLNGSSGEFAVGATTSPLTDAEFTDFRDGVGTLVKADECKQRIFQGGLEPSLRRVVWKHLLNVYPYGLNGSERMKYMCRKSEEYQRLKSEWMIYYKNKKMTEELQHITSMVRKDVLRTDRQHPFYSGGDDNPNVEKLFNILTTYAIMHPTTGYCQGMSDMASPILFVMDNEAHSYIAFTALMERLKENFSITGTTMTLKFDHLCCAIAYHDPVFFAYLQRHNAIDLLFCYRWLLLEMKREFAFDEALRMLEVTWSSLPKSPRQDELALFERIPDLAPTASAPIPLPTRIKESPYTKVCSLRRQSSSPASSFSFNSSDGLAGLHSTLKNSRDSQSLCSPSWDLAKMEPELDDVFAPYDKMSPNHLESLAADPFKPKEFTESPRDPAQANGESVKEEVQHSPLAASSVEHLSSALSSLMNSKDPEAQPSVSPSCPLEDSSLQDFEVIGSCEEATEAAAAIAAAVATSSQPTTHLNYVRSGVRPSLPSPDVLGCGNPFLIFLCLTVLLQHRDSIINRSLDSNEMAMHFDRLVRKHNLERVLSQARTLYYRYLGHFNPQSS from the exons ATGTATCCTCTATTTAATCAACGAAAATGGGGGGATCCTGTGAGAGTCAAGGCCTCATTCAGCTCACACTCAAAA agGGTGGACGGACATGTTGTTCCTGAATATCGACGATTCAGTCTGGATCCGCAATTGACTAATTTCGAAACACTTCACAGCTTAATTTCCAGAGCGTTTGACATCAAATCTGATTTTCTAATTCAATATCGCTTCGAGGATCCCAGTGGGCAAGAGGTATTCCTTCAGTTGCTCTCGGACTGGGACTTGGAAGCCGCGTTCGAAAG ggCTGCCGACCCCTGTTTATGTCTGAGAATTGACCCCATACCTTTGGAACATGTTGAAGAATGGGATCTTGTTAACATTCCATTGACGGATTGTAAAGTCGTTCAACCCAAAGAAGTCCGCAGTGATCCTTCGATACAAACAAAGATTATGACCAAA GTTGGGAAAACGATTAATCTTATGCAGCAAGCTTTAAATCTAAATGGTAGCTCGGGTGAATTTGCTGTCGGTGCAACAACTTCCCCTCTGACTGATGCCGAATTTACTGATTTCCGTGACGGAGTGGGAACTTTGGTCAAGGCTGATGAGTGCAAACAACGAATTTTCCAAGGCGGTCTTGAACCTAGtctcag GCGCGTGGTATGGAAACACCTCTTAAATGTCTACCCGTACGGGCTTAACGGGAGTGAAAGGATGAAGTACATGTGCAGAAAGTCTGAAGAATACCAGCGGCTGAAAAGTGAATGGATGATTTActacaagaataaaaag ATGACGGAGGAGCTGCAACACATAACTTCAATGGTTAGAAAAGATGTCCTTAGAACTGATCGACAACACCCGTTTTATAGTGGAGGAGACGATAACCCAAATGTCGAAAAACTCTTTAACATTTTGACCAC CTATGCTATCATGCATCCAACAACCGGCTACTGCCAAGGAATGAGTGACA TGGCCAGTCCCATTCTCTTTGTCATGGATAACGAGGCACATTCGTACATTGCATTTACCGCCTTGATGGAACGACTCAAAGAGAATTTTTCCATCACCGGGACCACTATGACTTTAAA ATTCGACCACTTGTGTTGTGCAATCGCCTATCATGACCCAGTTTTCTTCGCCTACCTTCAGCGACATaat GCTATcgatttgttgttttgctaCCGCTGGTTGTTGCTCGAGATGAAACGGGAATTCGCTTTTGACGAAGCTCTGCGCATGTTGGAGGTGACTTGGAGCTCCTTACCAAAATCCCCTCGTCAAGACGAATTAG cacTTTTTGAGCGCATTCCCGATCTTGCGCCGACGGCCTCGGCTCCGATTCCTCTTCCCACTAGGATAAAAGAGTCTCCTTACACAAAAGTCTGCAGCCTTCGTCGTCAAAGCTCGTCcccagcttcttctttttcgttcaactCCAGTGATGGTCTAGCCGGCCTGCATTCCACTCTGAAGAATAGTCGTGATAGTCAGTCTTTATGTTCGCCCAGCTGGGACCTGGCCAAAATGGAACCGGAATTGGACGATGTCTTTGCTCCCTATGATAAAATGAGTCCCAATCATTTAGAATCTCTTGCCGCCGATCCTTTTAAACCTAAAGAGTTTACCGAATCTCCCCGTGATCCTGCTCAAGCGAATGGCGAGTCTGTCAAAGAAGAAGTGCAGCATAGTCCATTGGCCGCTTCCAGTGTCGAGCATTTATCTAGTGCCCTTTCGTCGTTAATGAATTCAAAGGATCCTGAAGCACAGCCGAGTGTGTCCCCTTCTTGCCCGCTCGAGGACAGTTCCCTGCAGGATTTCGAAGTCATTGGTTCTTGTGAAGAAGCCAcagaggctgctgctgccattgcCGCTGCTGTTGCCACATCCAGCCAGCCCACGACCCATCTCAACTACGTGAGAAGTGGTGTCAGACCAAGTCTTCCTTCGCCAGACGTGCTGGGATGTGGCAATCCCTTTCTTATATTCCTCTGCCTCACCGTGCTGCTTCAACACCGCGATTCCATCATCAACCGATCCTTGGACAGCAACGAAATGGCCATGCATTTCGACCGGCTGGTTCGCAAACACAACCTGGAGCGCGTCCTCAGCCAGGCCCGCACCCTCTACTACCGATATCTTGGCCATTTCAACCCGCAGAGCAGCTGA
- the LOC124312297 gene encoding peroxidase-like isoform X2, with protein sequence MSQKIAASSQRTTSYFLPCLPMSTWLCLVVGLAGLWPFFGCCWTLADASNHQELDPPPAQRLAAATLLQQQQQQPPLTAMLTLIREHQKSERDPNDLSPEQIQLIEHIFGAGLNASDYLINDLEPRLYKEGHIIKKDDPAAGVAAFNYQDSITKEYARYGFATIKAYALLREKFTISQRNRFGEEGRISLRNTDFYAECPLRAETIVCPPFSALYRTGDGTCNNAEHPEWGASFRPFQRFLPAEYGDGVEAFRRSVQGGALPTARTVSALVHRHRNITTSQFTTMVMQWGQFLDHDLTSSSQTRGFNGSIPECCQKDGQGQADKENRHPDCMPIEVSSDDAFYSKYNVTCLNFVRSSPSPSEGCLLGPREQINQITSYLDASNVYGSTDKYLSSLRLYSRGMLKCRDMMFRKALLPVLEKPLNDECRSHSPNMHCFKGGDSRTNEQPGLSSMHTAWMREHNRLVRKLAELNPHWNDERLFHEARKIVGAQMQHISYNEFLPIVLGERVIEVFDLRLKRRGFFYGYNISINPMAANSFGTAAFRFGHSLIPKNLNRCNRFHQLLPYRTLLRKELMDPTPIHNIGAVDRILLGMCSQPAMRRDEYIVDELTNHLFQTSKKPFGMDLMALNIQRARDHGIPPYVVWREACGLTPIHNWGQLLSIMDDDTVGRLRIAYKNLEDIDLFPGAMAEKPVIGGMVGPVFACIIAQQFSNLRLGDRFWYENGDVPNAFTESQLRELRRSSLARIICDNLDDAETVQPWVMLQPDSDTNPRVSCRGGLILQMDLRAWKETEAKATSFHSNLSPEGEFSTNSLKASNNLVYQHTDDYESEAGSPSKGKGSGSMPLLQPEDDWVEELPRPIPMSLTRTQINAEEKEDNE encoded by the exons ATGTCGCAAAAAATAGCCGCGTCTTCCCAAAG GACGACGTCGTACTTTCTCCCTTGTCTCCCGATGTCGACCTGGCTATGTCTGGTGGTTGGTCTCGCCGGCTTGTGGCCAtttttcggctgctgctggacgctgGCCGACGCTTCCAATCACCAGGAACTGGACCCCCCGCCTGCCCAACGACTCGCTGCCGCAACTTTgttgcagcaacaacaacaacaaccaccgcTAACTGCTATGCTCACCCTCATCCGCGAACACCAGAAAAGCGAGCGCGATCCCAACGACCTCAGTCCCGAACAGATCCAGCTGATTGAACACATATTCGGCGCCGGACTCAACGCCTCCGATTACCTGATCAACGACCTGGAACCCCGACTCTACAAAGAAG GGCACATCATTAAGAAGGATGATCCGGCTGCCGGTGTTGCCGCTTTCAACTATCAAGACTCGATCACGAAAGAATATGCCCGCTACGGTTTCGCTACCATCAAGGCTTACGCTTTGCTCCGTGAAAA ATTTACAATCAGTCAACGGAACCGTTTCGGCGAAGAAGGGCGGATCTCTTTGCGCAACACGGATTTCTACGCCGAGTGCCCGCTGAGGGCCGAGACCATCGTGTGCCCGCCCTTTAGCGCCCTGTACCGGACGGGCGACGGGACGTGCAACAACGCCGAGCACCCAGAGTGGGGCGCTTCTTTCCGCCCGTTCCAGCGCTTCCTGCCGGCCGAATACGGCGACGGAGTCGAAGCCTTCCGCCGGTCCGTCCAAGGCGGAGCTCTGCCGACTGCCCGCACCGTCAGCGCTCTAGTCCACCGTCACCGCAACATCACCACCAGCCAGTTCACCACCATGGTCATGCAGTGGGGACAATTCCTCGATCACGACCTCACat ctTCTTCGCAGACCAGAGGATTCAACGGCAGCATCCCCGAGTGTTGCCAGAAGGACGGACAGGGTCAAGCCGATAAAGAAAACCGG CATCCGGATTGTATGCCGATTGAGGTGTCATCCGACGACGCCTTCTACAGCAAGTACAACGTGACTTGTTTGAATTTCGTCCGCTCCAGTCCGTCGCCGTCGGAGGGCTGCCTCTTGGGCCCCCGTGAACAAATTAACCAAATCACTTCGTACCTCGACGCTTCCAACGTTTACGGAAGCACCGACAAGTACCTCAGTTCCCTTCGCCTTTACAGCAGAG GAATGTTGAAGTGCCGTGACATGATGTTCCGCAAGGCTTTGCTGCCCGTTCTGGAAAAGCCTTTAAACGACGAATGCCGCTCCCACTCGCCCAACATGCATTGTTTCAAGGGAGGCGACAGCCGGACCAACGAACAACCAG GTTTGTCTTCCATGCACACGGCCTGGATGCGCGAACACAATCGACTGGTCAGGAAACTGGCCGAGTTGAATCCCCACTGGAACGACGAGCGTCTCTTTCACG AGGCTCGCAAGATTGTCGGAGCCCAGATGCAGCACATCTCTTACAACGAGTTTCTTCCGATCGTTCTCG GCGAGCGAGTCATTGAAGTTTTCGATCTGAGGCTCAAACGTCGTGGATTCTTTTACGGCTACAACATCAGCATCAATCCGATGGCCGCCAATTCGTTCGGGACGGCCGCTTTCCGCTTCGGTCATTCCCTCATCCCGAAAAACCTGAACCGATGCAACCGTTTCCACCAGCTACTGCCGTACA GAACGCTACTGCGGAAGGAATTGATGGATCCGACGCCCATCCATAACATTGGCGCCGTTGACCGCATTTTGCTGGGCATGTGCTCTCAACCGGCAATGAGGCGGGACGAGTACATTGTCGACGAGTTGACCAACCATCTGTTCCAGACTAGCA AAAAGCCGTTCGGGATGGATTTAATGGCACTCAACATCCAACGAGCACGCGACCACGGCATCCCGCCGTACGTCGTTTGGCGTGAAGCCTGCGGTTTGACTCCGATTCACAACTGGGGCCAACTtctttccatcatggatgacGACACTGTCGGCCGACTTCGCATCGCCTACAAGAACCTCGAAGATATCGACCTCTTTCCTGGCGCTATGGCCGAGAAACCTGTTATTGGCGGCATGGTTGGCCCCGTATTCGCCTGCATAATAGCCCAGCAGTTTTCCAATCTCCGTCTCG GAGATCGATTTTGGTACGAGAACGGGGACGTGCCCAACGCTTTCACCGAGAGCCAATTGAGAGAACTGCGCCGCTCCAGTTTGGCCCGTATCATTTGCGACAATTTGGACGATGCGGAAACGGTTCAACCTTGGGTCATGCTCCAACCAGATTCTGACAC AAATCCCCGAGTTTCGTGTCGTGGAGGACTCATTCTCCAGATGGATTTGAGGGCGTGGAAGGAAACGGAGGCGAAGGCGACCTCTTTCCACTCGAACCTTTCACCTGAAGGTGAATTTTCTACAAATTCCCTCAAAGCCAGCAACAACCTCGTTTACCAACACACGGACGACTACGAAAGTGAAGCGGGATCGCCGTCCAAAGGAAAAGGATCGGGATCTATGCCCCTCCTGCAGCCTGAGGACGACTGGGTGGAGGAACTGCCTCGACCTATCCCGATGTCATTGACTCGAACACAAATTAATGCGGAGGAGAAAGAGGATAATGAGTAA
- the LOC124312297 gene encoding peroxidase-like isoform X1, with protein MSQKIAASSQSRTTSYFLPCLPMSTWLCLVVGLAGLWPFFGCCWTLADASNHQELDPPPAQRLAAATLLQQQQQQPPLTAMLTLIREHQKSERDPNDLSPEQIQLIEHIFGAGLNASDYLINDLEPRLYKEGHIIKKDDPAAGVAAFNYQDSITKEYARYGFATIKAYALLREKFTISQRNRFGEEGRISLRNTDFYAECPLRAETIVCPPFSALYRTGDGTCNNAEHPEWGASFRPFQRFLPAEYGDGVEAFRRSVQGGALPTARTVSALVHRHRNITTSQFTTMVMQWGQFLDHDLTSSSQTRGFNGSIPECCQKDGQGQADKENRHPDCMPIEVSSDDAFYSKYNVTCLNFVRSSPSPSEGCLLGPREQINQITSYLDASNVYGSTDKYLSSLRLYSRGMLKCRDMMFRKALLPVLEKPLNDECRSHSPNMHCFKGGDSRTNEQPGLSSMHTAWMREHNRLVRKLAELNPHWNDERLFHEARKIVGAQMQHISYNEFLPIVLGERVIEVFDLRLKRRGFFYGYNISINPMAANSFGTAAFRFGHSLIPKNLNRCNRFHQLLPYRTLLRKELMDPTPIHNIGAVDRILLGMCSQPAMRRDEYIVDELTNHLFQTSKKPFGMDLMALNIQRARDHGIPPYVVWREACGLTPIHNWGQLLSIMDDDTVGRLRIAYKNLEDIDLFPGAMAEKPVIGGMVGPVFACIIAQQFSNLRLGDRFWYENGDVPNAFTESQLRELRRSSLARIICDNLDDAETVQPWVMLQPDSDTNPRVSCRGGLILQMDLRAWKETEAKATSFHSNLSPEGEFSTNSLKASNNLVYQHTDDYESEAGSPSKGKGSGSMPLLQPEDDWVEELPRPIPMSLTRTQINAEEKEDNE; from the exons ATGTCGCAAAAAATAGCCGCGTCTTCCCAAAG cAGGACGACGTCGTACTTTCTCCCTTGTCTCCCGATGTCGACCTGGCTATGTCTGGTGGTTGGTCTCGCCGGCTTGTGGCCAtttttcggctgctgctggacgctgGCCGACGCTTCCAATCACCAGGAACTGGACCCCCCGCCTGCCCAACGACTCGCTGCCGCAACTTTgttgcagcaacaacaacaacaaccaccgcTAACTGCTATGCTCACCCTCATCCGCGAACACCAGAAAAGCGAGCGCGATCCCAACGACCTCAGTCCCGAACAGATCCAGCTGATTGAACACATATTCGGCGCCGGACTCAACGCCTCCGATTACCTGATCAACGACCTGGAACCCCGACTCTACAAAGAAG GGCACATCATTAAGAAGGATGATCCGGCTGCCGGTGTTGCCGCTTTCAACTATCAAGACTCGATCACGAAAGAATATGCCCGCTACGGTTTCGCTACCATCAAGGCTTACGCTTTGCTCCGTGAAAA ATTTACAATCAGTCAACGGAACCGTTTCGGCGAAGAAGGGCGGATCTCTTTGCGCAACACGGATTTCTACGCCGAGTGCCCGCTGAGGGCCGAGACCATCGTGTGCCCGCCCTTTAGCGCCCTGTACCGGACGGGCGACGGGACGTGCAACAACGCCGAGCACCCAGAGTGGGGCGCTTCTTTCCGCCCGTTCCAGCGCTTCCTGCCGGCCGAATACGGCGACGGAGTCGAAGCCTTCCGCCGGTCCGTCCAAGGCGGAGCTCTGCCGACTGCCCGCACCGTCAGCGCTCTAGTCCACCGTCACCGCAACATCACCACCAGCCAGTTCACCACCATGGTCATGCAGTGGGGACAATTCCTCGATCACGACCTCACat ctTCTTCGCAGACCAGAGGATTCAACGGCAGCATCCCCGAGTGTTGCCAGAAGGACGGACAGGGTCAAGCCGATAAAGAAAACCGG CATCCGGATTGTATGCCGATTGAGGTGTCATCCGACGACGCCTTCTACAGCAAGTACAACGTGACTTGTTTGAATTTCGTCCGCTCCAGTCCGTCGCCGTCGGAGGGCTGCCTCTTGGGCCCCCGTGAACAAATTAACCAAATCACTTCGTACCTCGACGCTTCCAACGTTTACGGAAGCACCGACAAGTACCTCAGTTCCCTTCGCCTTTACAGCAGAG GAATGTTGAAGTGCCGTGACATGATGTTCCGCAAGGCTTTGCTGCCCGTTCTGGAAAAGCCTTTAAACGACGAATGCCGCTCCCACTCGCCCAACATGCATTGTTTCAAGGGAGGCGACAGCCGGACCAACGAACAACCAG GTTTGTCTTCCATGCACACGGCCTGGATGCGCGAACACAATCGACTGGTCAGGAAACTGGCCGAGTTGAATCCCCACTGGAACGACGAGCGTCTCTTTCACG AGGCTCGCAAGATTGTCGGAGCCCAGATGCAGCACATCTCTTACAACGAGTTTCTTCCGATCGTTCTCG GCGAGCGAGTCATTGAAGTTTTCGATCTGAGGCTCAAACGTCGTGGATTCTTTTACGGCTACAACATCAGCATCAATCCGATGGCCGCCAATTCGTTCGGGACGGCCGCTTTCCGCTTCGGTCATTCCCTCATCCCGAAAAACCTGAACCGATGCAACCGTTTCCACCAGCTACTGCCGTACA GAACGCTACTGCGGAAGGAATTGATGGATCCGACGCCCATCCATAACATTGGCGCCGTTGACCGCATTTTGCTGGGCATGTGCTCTCAACCGGCAATGAGGCGGGACGAGTACATTGTCGACGAGTTGACCAACCATCTGTTCCAGACTAGCA AAAAGCCGTTCGGGATGGATTTAATGGCACTCAACATCCAACGAGCACGCGACCACGGCATCCCGCCGTACGTCGTTTGGCGTGAAGCCTGCGGTTTGACTCCGATTCACAACTGGGGCCAACTtctttccatcatggatgacGACACTGTCGGCCGACTTCGCATCGCCTACAAGAACCTCGAAGATATCGACCTCTTTCCTGGCGCTATGGCCGAGAAACCTGTTATTGGCGGCATGGTTGGCCCCGTATTCGCCTGCATAATAGCCCAGCAGTTTTCCAATCTCCGTCTCG GAGATCGATTTTGGTACGAGAACGGGGACGTGCCCAACGCTTTCACCGAGAGCCAATTGAGAGAACTGCGCCGCTCCAGTTTGGCCCGTATCATTTGCGACAATTTGGACGATGCGGAAACGGTTCAACCTTGGGTCATGCTCCAACCAGATTCTGACAC AAATCCCCGAGTTTCGTGTCGTGGAGGACTCATTCTCCAGATGGATTTGAGGGCGTGGAAGGAAACGGAGGCGAAGGCGACCTCTTTCCACTCGAACCTTTCACCTGAAGGTGAATTTTCTACAAATTCCCTCAAAGCCAGCAACAACCTCGTTTACCAACACACGGACGACTACGAAAGTGAAGCGGGATCGCCGTCCAAAGGAAAAGGATCGGGATCTATGCCCCTCCTGCAGCCTGAGGACGACTGGGTGGAGGAACTGCCTCGACCTATCCCGATGTCATTGACTCGAACACAAATTAATGCGGAGGAGAAAGAGGATAATGAGTAA